The following proteins are encoded in a genomic region of Terriglobales bacterium:
- a CDS encoding chemotaxis protein CheW, whose product MAKDLHIVGFRIGRETFGVPIALVHEIVRVPEITAVPDAPEYIEGVINLRGKIISIVDLRKRFGEREITSHKKNRILVVEVEGKMVGLVVDAASEVLKIPPSDIDAPPNVFEEGELNYVTGVGKLGGRLVILIDLSKILQRGELKRLADFADTQVSGETDAAATA is encoded by the coding sequence ATGGCCAAGGACCTTCACATCGTCGGCTTCCGCATCGGGCGCGAGACCTTCGGGGTCCCCATCGCGCTGGTGCACGAGATCGTGCGTGTCCCCGAGATCACCGCCGTCCCCGATGCTCCCGAGTACATCGAAGGGGTCATCAACCTGCGCGGCAAGATCATCTCCATCGTGGACCTGCGCAAGCGCTTCGGCGAGCGCGAGATCACCAGCCACAAGAAGAACCGCATCCTGGTGGTGGAGGTCGAAGGCAAGATGGTGGGGCTGGTGGTGGACGCGGCCTCGGAAGTGCTCAAGATCCCGCCCTCCGACATCGACGCGCCCCCCAACGTCTTCGAGGAAGGCGAGCTGAACTACGTCACCGGAGTGGGCAAGCTGGGGGGCCGGCTGGTCATCCTCATCGACTTGAGCAAGATCCTGCAGCGCGGCGAGTTGAAGCGGCTGGCCGACTTCGCCGATACGCAAGTCTCGGGTGAGACGGACGCCGCGGCCACGGCCTAG
- a CDS encoding response regulator produces the protein MEQFAALLRSKDRQPVRYLVVDDSVFARKNLTKMIELFGGQVAGEAGDGLTAITEYDRTQPDIVLMDITMPQMEGIEAAERIVRQHPEARIVMVSSVGYQENIVAALQKGARHFVQKPVKPEVLYEVVKYVLGEDAVTPAAPAVAGGSQ, from the coding sequence ATGGAGCAATTCGCGGCTCTGCTTCGCAGCAAGGACCGGCAACCCGTCCGCTACCTGGTGGTCGACGACTCCGTCTTCGCGCGCAAGAACCTGACCAAGATGATCGAGCTGTTCGGAGGGCAGGTGGCGGGGGAGGCGGGCGACGGCCTCACCGCCATCACCGAGTACGACCGCACCCAGCCCGACATCGTGCTCATGGACATCACCATGCCGCAGATGGAAGGCATCGAGGCGGCCGAGCGCATCGTGCGCCAGCACCCCGAGGCGCGCATCGTGATGGTCTCCTCGGTGGGCTACCAGGAGAACATCGTGGCCGCCCTGCAGAAGGGCGCGCGGCACTTCGTGCAGAAGCCGGTGAAGCCCGAGGTGCTCTACGAGGTGGTCAAGTACGTGCTGGGCGAAGACGCGGTCACGCCCGCCGCTCCCGCCGTGGCCGGAGGCTCGCAATGA
- a CDS encoding chemotaxis protein CheA, with amino-acid sequence MSFFSEEHGAELKELFFESAQELLQALNEEGLMLEKRPGDTEIVRSVRRTVHTLKGDSAACGFRELSELAHQLEDVLTPELAGDKSSLGEVVLAAADTFQAMLAAYRGNLQPPSGAELRSHIEKLMHPAEAKPAVLAPKFAWSEYEQMMIADAASRGLTVYNIGMRIDPNCGLQAAAVQLVRNVLRQAGTLLAMRPEGEASVAVEIVEAAVSSSQSEEWMASKCKIPAVVAEVLVQRCRTEPITRPEHDLLGITPEPPMITVASAAAAPTETLAGPAAGEAAAPAAETAGAEAGPAPAAFTTTPETTLRVDAERIDAVLNLVGELIIGKSMLHQTVGEFDKRFPKDALRGKFADAMAFQARVLQDLQKSVMKIRMVPVEQLFRRLPRVIRDLAKEEGKEVALQVSGQDTDLDKSIVDMLAEPMTHLVRNAVGHGLETPAERTAAGKPAAGTVRLNAYHQGNQVVIEVSDDGRGIDRRKVVAQAVEHGILKAEDAARLTEAEALDLIFHPGLSTASEVTQISGRGVGMDVVRSVLERLKGTVQIETKPGQGTTFLLKVPLTLAIIKALLFRAADRLYAVPLASVLEIARAADGEFHKVDNHEVWQLRDQILTLVRLGRLAGRGKAARSKKLFVVVIAMGDRRFGLVVDQLVGEEELVIKALDDNLVATDLVSGASILGDGAVVLILNIPAVIARLGKSAGAARPGARP; translated from the coding sequence GTGAGTTTCTTTTCGGAAGAACACGGAGCCGAACTGAAGGAGCTCTTCTTCGAGAGCGCGCAGGAGCTGCTGCAGGCGCTCAACGAGGAAGGTCTGATGCTGGAGAAGCGCCCCGGGGACACGGAGATCGTGCGCAGCGTGCGCCGCACCGTGCACACGCTGAAAGGCGACTCCGCTGCCTGCGGCTTCCGCGAGCTCAGCGAACTGGCCCACCAGCTCGAGGACGTGCTCACCCCGGAGCTGGCCGGGGATAAGAGTTCGCTGGGCGAGGTGGTGCTGGCCGCCGCCGATACCTTCCAGGCCATGCTGGCGGCCTATCGCGGCAATCTGCAGCCGCCCTCGGGGGCGGAGCTGCGCTCCCACATCGAGAAGCTCATGCATCCCGCCGAAGCCAAGCCGGCGGTGCTGGCGCCCAAGTTCGCCTGGAGCGAGTACGAGCAGATGATGATCGCGGACGCGGCCAGCCGCGGCCTCACCGTCTACAACATCGGCATGCGCATCGACCCCAACTGCGGCCTCCAGGCCGCCGCCGTCCAACTCGTGCGCAACGTGCTGCGGCAGGCGGGGACGCTGCTAGCCATGCGCCCGGAGGGCGAAGCCAGCGTGGCCGTGGAGATCGTCGAAGCCGCCGTCTCCAGCTCGCAGAGCGAAGAGTGGATGGCGAGCAAGTGCAAGATCCCGGCGGTGGTCGCCGAGGTCCTGGTGCAGCGCTGCCGCACCGAGCCGATCACCCGGCCCGAACACGACCTGCTGGGGATCACGCCGGAGCCGCCGATGATCACCGTGGCCAGCGCGGCGGCGGCTCCGACTGAGACTCTTGCCGGGCCGGCGGCCGGCGAAGCCGCTGCCCCTGCCGCCGAGACCGCCGGCGCCGAAGCCGGCCCCGCTCCCGCCGCCTTCACCACCACTCCCGAAACCACCCTGCGGGTGGACGCGGAGCGCATCGACGCGGTGCTGAACCTGGTGGGCGAGCTGATCATCGGCAAGTCCATGCTCCACCAGACGGTGGGCGAATTCGACAAGCGCTTCCCCAAGGACGCCCTGCGCGGCAAGTTCGCCGACGCCATGGCCTTCCAGGCGCGCGTGCTGCAGGACCTGCAGAAGTCGGTGATGAAGATCCGCATGGTGCCGGTGGAGCAGTTGTTCCGGCGTCTGCCGCGCGTCATCCGCGACCTGGCCAAGGAAGAGGGTAAGGAAGTGGCGCTGCAGGTGAGCGGGCAGGACACCGACCTGGACAAGAGCATCGTCGACATGCTGGCCGAACCCATGACTCACCTGGTGCGCAACGCCGTCGGCCACGGCCTGGAGACGCCGGCGGAGCGGACGGCGGCGGGCAAGCCCGCCGCGGGCACGGTGCGCCTCAACGCCTATCACCAGGGCAACCAGGTGGTCATCGAGGTCTCCGACGACGGCCGCGGCATCGACCGGCGCAAGGTGGTGGCCCAGGCCGTCGAGCACGGCATCCTGAAGGCGGAGGACGCCGCGCGCCTGACCGAGGCCGAGGCCCTCGACCTCATCTTCCATCCCGGGCTGAGCACTGCCAGCGAAGTCACACAGATCTCCGGCCGCGGCGTGGGCATGGACGTGGTCCGGAGCGTGCTCGAGCGGCTCAAGGGCACGGTGCAGATCGAGACCAAGCCCGGCCAGGGCACCACCTTCCTGCTGAAGGTGCCGCTCACCCTGGCCATCATCAAGGCGCTGCTGTTCCGGGCGGCGGACCGGCTGTATGCCGTGCCCCTGGCCTCGGTTTTGGAGATCGCGCGCGCCGCCGACGGCGAGTTCCACAAGGTGGACAACCACGAAGTCTGGCAACTGCGCGACCAGATTCTGACCCTGGTGCGCCTGGGCCGCCTGGCCGGGCGGGGCAAGGCCGCACGCAGTAAGAAGCTCTTCGTCGTGGTCATCGCCATGGGCGACCGCAGGTTCGGCCTGGTCGTGGACCAACTGGTGGGAGAAGAGGAGTTGGTCATCAAGGCCCTGGACGACAATCTGGTGGCCACCGACCTGGTCAGCGGCGCCTCCATCCTGGGGGACGGCGCGGTGGTGCTGATCCTGAACATTCCGGCGGTCATCGCCCGCCTGGGCAAGTCGGCGGGCGCCGCCCGTCCAGGAGCCCGGCCATGA
- a CDS encoding chemotaxis protein CheX: MRMELIQPFINAADAVLAETLRCQTKIGDVSMDEEVYRRKGTAAIVVIHGDIEGRVIFDLAPATAMKVAGALAGGEIEESDAVVKETICELANLVIGNAVTTLNDQGFRFKITPPEIHAEETGMKSTEDTEALVMCFDTPSGSVFMNIAMRYNRRRRSERQAVVVE, encoded by the coding sequence ATGAGAATGGAGTTGATCCAGCCCTTCATCAACGCCGCCGACGCGGTGCTGGCCGAGACCCTGCGCTGCCAGACCAAGATCGGCGACGTCAGCATGGACGAGGAGGTCTATCGCCGCAAGGGCACCGCCGCCATCGTCGTCATCCACGGCGACATCGAGGGGCGCGTCATCTTCGACCTGGCCCCCGCCACCGCCATGAAGGTAGCCGGCGCCCTGGCCGGCGGCGAGATCGAGGAGTCCGACGCGGTGGTGAAGGAGACCATCTGCGAGCTGGCCAACCTGGTCATCGGCAATGCCGTCACCACCCTCAACGACCAGGGCTTCCGCTTCAAGATCACTCCCCCCGAGATCCATGCCGAGGAGACCGGCATGAAGAGCACGGAGGACACCGAGGCCCTGGTGATGTGCTTCGACACCCCCAGCGGCAGCGTCTTCATGAACATCGCCATGCGCTACAACCGGCGCCGCCGCAGCGAGCGCCAGGCGGTGGTGGTCGAATAG
- a CDS encoding chemotaxis response regulator protein-glutamate methylesterase: MSAPVRVLVVDDSALMRKLIPQILERDGSIQVVGTAMDGSFGLKKIEELKPQVVTLDLEMPRMDGMETLKEIMRRYRLPVIVVSAHSTQGASTTFKALGLGAFDFVAKPVDAASAHMDQIAAELIAKIKVAAQTDMPRVHSQLSSPAKRVQKPAAKPRVAASRVVAIGISTGGPNALQYVLSQLPGDFPGALLVVQHMPEGFTELFARRLDECCAIDVKEAQSGDLLLAGRALIAPGNRHMKVRRMPLGDIVVLSDDPRVNGHRPSVDVLFHSVAQEFGRDALAVLMTGMGEDGAEGMKEIKAAGGLTIAQSEESCVVFGMPKAAIERGHATRVVPLDAMAHTLQAQCVPDRRSVTSTTR; the protein is encoded by the coding sequence ATGAGCGCTCCCGTGCGCGTCCTGGTGGTCGACGACTCCGCGCTCATGCGCAAGCTCATCCCCCAGATCCTGGAGCGCGACGGCTCCATCCAGGTGGTGGGAACGGCCATGGATGGCTCCTTCGGGCTGAAGAAGATCGAGGAACTGAAGCCGCAGGTGGTCACGCTCGACCTGGAGATGCCGCGCATGGACGGCATGGAGACCCTGAAGGAGATCATGCGGCGATACCGGCTGCCGGTGATCGTGGTCAGCGCGCACAGCACCCAGGGCGCCTCCACCACCTTCAAGGCGCTGGGGTTGGGGGCCTTCGACTTCGTGGCCAAGCCGGTGGACGCGGCTTCCGCCCATATGGACCAGATCGCCGCCGAGCTGATCGCCAAGATCAAGGTGGCGGCGCAGACCGACATGCCGCGGGTGCACAGCCAGCTCTCCTCGCCGGCCAAGCGGGTGCAGAAGCCGGCGGCCAAGCCGCGGGTGGCGGCCAGCCGGGTGGTGGCCATCGGGATCTCCACCGGCGGGCCCAACGCCCTGCAGTACGTGCTCTCACAGCTTCCCGGCGACTTTCCGGGCGCCCTGCTGGTGGTACAGCACATGCCCGAGGGCTTCACCGAGCTGTTCGCGCGCCGCCTGGACGAGTGCTGCGCCATCGACGTGAAGGAAGCCCAGAGCGGCGACCTGCTGCTGGCGGGGCGGGCGCTGATCGCCCCGGGCAACCGCCACATGAAGGTACGGCGCATGCCCCTGGGCGACATCGTGGTGCTTTCCGACGATCCCCGGGTGAACGGGCACCGGCCGTCGGTGGATGTGCTCTTCCATTCGGTGGCCCAGGAGTTCGGGCGCGACGCCCTGGCCGTGCTCATGACCGGCATGGGCGAGGACGGGGCCGAAGGCATGAAAGAGATCAAGGCGGCGGGCGGGCTGACCATCGCGCAGAGCGAGGAGTCCTGCGTGGTCTTCGGCATGCCCAAGGCGGCCATCGAGCGCGGCCACGCCACCCGCGTGGTGCCGCTCGACGCCATGGCGCATACCCTGCAGGCGCAGTGCGTGCCCGATCGCCGCTCGGTGACCAGTACGACCCGCTAG
- a CDS encoding CheR family methyltransferase, translating into MRRTPRPRPRTARKSLDDFKEWARPARQEAKKNPIMVTPSSVQVQLTEAELKLLQTLVYQECGMYFDERRVHFLQDRLQRRLKATRLDTFYNYYRLLTSREGKAELAALLENLTVNETSFFRNKPQLELFQKTTLEEMLHRKQERRDWSLRLWSAGCSTGQEPYTMAMMVCDALAYYYLRNPLPFEMPSPKPLIPPPWRVEILASDINYSVLRAGQEAVYSENQMEPVDYTYRLRYFDKVGDRYAIKKTVKELVHFDFHNLKTEFLPQRNDVIFCRNVMIYFDEAEQKRLVEKFYRCLNPEGYLFVGHAESLFGLTDKFKMLHKDNGTAYQRIEVTP; encoded by the coding sequence GTGAGACGGACGCCGCGGCCACGGCCTAGGACGGCGCGCAAGAGCCTGGACGACTTCAAGGAGTGGGCGCGCCCGGCGCGCCAGGAAGCGAAGAAGAACCCGATCATGGTCACACCATCGTCCGTCCAGGTCCAGCTCACCGAGGCCGAACTCAAGCTGCTGCAGACGCTGGTCTACCAGGAATGCGGGATGTACTTCGACGAGCGCCGCGTCCATTTTCTGCAGGACCGGCTGCAGCGCCGCCTCAAAGCCACCCGCCTGGACACCTTCTACAACTACTACCGGCTGCTCACCAGCCGGGAGGGCAAGGCGGAACTGGCCGCCCTGCTGGAGAACCTCACCGTCAACGAGACCAGCTTCTTCCGCAACAAGCCCCAACTGGAGCTCTTCCAGAAGACCACCCTGGAGGAGATGCTGCACCGCAAGCAGGAGCGGCGTGACTGGTCGCTGCGGCTGTGGAGCGCCGGCTGCTCCACCGGGCAGGAACCCTACACCATGGCCATGATGGTGTGCGATGCCCTGGCCTACTACTACCTGCGGAACCCGCTCCCCTTCGAGATGCCCTCCCCCAAGCCGCTGATCCCGCCACCCTGGCGGGTGGAGATCCTGGCCAGCGACATCAACTACTCGGTCCTGCGCGCCGGCCAGGAAGCCGTCTATAGCGAGAACCAGATGGAGCCGGTGGACTACACCTACCGCCTGCGCTACTTCGACAAGGTGGGCGACCGCTACGCCATCAAGAAGACGGTCAAGGAGCTGGTCCACTTCGACTTCCACAACCTGAAGACGGAGTTCCTGCCGCAGCGCAACGACGTCATCTTCTGCCGCAACGTGATGATCTACTTCGACGAGGCCGAGCAGAAACGCCTGGTGGAGAAGTTCTACCGCTGTCTCAACCCCGAGGGCTATCTCTTCGTGGGACACGCGGAGAGCCTCTTCGGATTGACCGACAAGTTCAAGATGCTGCACAAGGACAACGGCACCGCCTACCAGCGCATCGAGGTCACGCCGTGA